A genome region from Panicum virgatum strain AP13 chromosome 4K, P.virgatum_v5, whole genome shotgun sequence includes the following:
- the LOC120703361 gene encoding UDP-glycosyltransferase CGT-like: MSSPSPPNSAFGECPVAATPHIVLFPSAGMGHLVPFTRLAVALSAGHCCDVSLVTALPTVSSAESRHIAALSAAFPTVRRTDMDLRLAPFDASAEFPAADPFYVRYEALRRSAPLLLGPLLAGASALVADIALASVAIPVARELHVPCYVFFTASATMLSLKAYFPTYLDASGAGHGRGVGDVDVPGVYRVPSSSVPQALHDPDNIFTRQFVANGRALVAADGLLVNAFEAMEPEAVAALRGGAVVAGLPPVFAVGPLTPVKLGEAGQEQGNYRTWLDAQPRRSVVYVSFGSRKALARQQIRELAAGLEACGHRFLWVVKGAVVDRDDAGELSDLLGDGEGFFLRRVKGRGLVTKSWVEQDEVLRHPAVGLFVSHCGWNSVTEAASSGVPVLAWPRFADQRVNARVAVRAGLGVWVERWSWEGEEAVVTAEEIAEQVVAAMGDEAVAEKAASVRESAARAVADGGTSHRSLAEFVRRCRAEPRHKCAAGEAS, from the coding sequence ATGTCCTCACCGTCACCGCCGAACTCCGCCTTCGGCGAGTGCCCGGTAGCAGCCACGCCGCACATCGTCCTCTTCCCCAGCGCCGGCATGGGCCACCTGGTCCCGTTTACCCGCCTGGCCGTTGCGCTGTCCGCCGGCCACTGCTGCGACGTCTCCCTCGTGACGGCCCTGCCCACCGTGTCGTCCGCCGAGTCCCGCCACATCGCCGCGCTCTCCGCCGCCTTCCCCACCGTCCGGCGGACGGACAtggacctccgcctcgctccgtTCGACGCGTCGGCCGAGttccccgccgccgacccgttCTACGTCCGCTACGAGGCCCTGCGCCGCTCCGCGCCCCTGCTGCTCGgcccgctgctcgccggcgcgtCGGCGCTCGTCGCGGACATCGCGCTGGCCTCCGTGGCCATACCCGTAGCCAGGGAGCTCCACGTCCCGTGCTACGTCTTCTTCACCGCGTCGGCCACGATGCTCTCCCTCAAAGCCTACTTCCCCACCTACCTCGACGCCAGCGGCGCCGGACATGGACGTGGCGTCGGCGACGTCGACGTCCCAGGCGTGTACCGCGTCCCGAGTTCGTCGGTCCCGCAGGCGCTGCATGATCCGGACAACATCTTCACCCGGCAGTTCGTCGCGAATGGCCGCGCGCTCGTGGCGGCCGACGGCCTACTGGTCAACGCCTTCGAGGCCATGGAGCCGGAGGCCGTCGCGGCTCTGCGTGGCGGCGCCGTGGTCGCCGGCCTCCCGCCGGTGTTCGCCGTGGGGCCGCTTACGCCTGTGAAACTTGGGGAGGCAGGGCAAGAACAGGGGAATTACAGGACGTGGCTCGACGCGCAGCCGCGGCGGTCGGTGGTGTACGTCAGCTTCGGCAGCCGCAAGGCCCTGGCCCGGCAGCAGATCAGAGAGCTCGCCGCGGGGCTGGAAGCGTGTGGCCACCGGTTCTTGTGGGTGGTGAAGGGCGCCGTCGTGGACAGggacgacgccggcgagctcagcgacctgctcggcgacggcgagggcttCTTTCTGCGGCGCGTGAAGGGCCGGGGCCTGGTGACCAAGTCGTGGGTCGAGCAGGACGAGGTGCTGCGACACCCGGCCGTGGGGCTGTTCGTGAGccactgcgggtggaactcggtgacggaggcggcgagcagcggcgtgcCGGTGCTGGCGTGGCCGAGGTTCGCCGACCAGCGGGTGAACGCCCGCGTGGCGGTGCGCGCTGGGCTCGGCGTGTGGGTGGAGCGGTGGAgctgggagggggaggaggcggtggtgacggcggaGGAGATCGCGGAGCAGGTGGTGGCAGCGATGGGAGACGAGGCGGTGGCAGAGAAGGCGGCGAGCGTCCGTGAGTCGGCGGCACGAGCAGTGGCGGACGGCGGCACAAGCCACCGGAGCCTGGCCGAGTTCGTGCGTCGTTGCCGGGCGGAACCCCGCCATAAATGCGCCGCGGGTGAAGCTAGCTAA